The stretch of DNA ATTCATAGATgcagaaataaaataaaatgtgccAACTTTCTTAAGCAGGTAAAAACAAAATGTTTAAGCATTCACATAAAAGTTACAAATGTATGTTAATTTTAACTCAGTCATACTAAATAaactttaatattatattaaaatttaggctaaattacatccgtggtcccttaacttaatttcaggtaacgttttagtcttttgtctttgtttttcttcccgatttagttctttattcctaacaatatcaaataaagtatgaaaatatgagtttatttgaagatttgcgttacgaatttcataaaatttgtattatattgaagaatataattaattttatgagttttgattgattttttttttttttgaatttttatataaaaaatggtaacattgttgaaattttaaaacataaaatatccaattgtcacttaaaattaaaataaaggacaaagtcggaaaaaaagaagataaatgactaaaacgttacctgaaattaagttaagggaccacggatgtaatttagcctaaaatttaaattaagtctAATTCAATCCACAAAATCGActtgtaaaataaaatgtattttatttatctagTTTAATGCACCTCAATAAAAACTTTAAGATGAAACTAGTAAGAGATCCACGTGAATGCACTGATGTAATTTGATTGTAGTATATTTgcacaaataaaatatgagactTATTTAAGATTTGATGTATAAAAAGAAGGAAATAAAGTACAATAACATTTATCCAAATTTACTTATGACAGATAATATAATATGAAGATACATATACATGAACTTTAAATACAATAACAATTTCGGTAAGttataaaatttcttattaCGTATCTAACAATCAGACAAcggatttcaaattaaattgacAAAAATGGGCCAATTACCTTGAAAAATGATAGTGATAGAGAAATATCAAACATAGCATAGTACTAGTGTGAACTGGAAGACCCCACTTCAACCACCgattgttgatttgttgttgataaatatATGTATCCCTATACCCCACCCACAACagaaagaaacagaaaaactaGCAATTTATAGTAGCATCAAATAAATGACACAATGAAATCAAATTTGAACTTATATATCACAAGAACATCATGAGCCATATTTCTTGCCCTCAAGGTATGTGGtagaaaatgtaaataaaaatacaaataaaataaatatggtaAGTAAAACAATTTTCACCCCAAATTCAAAAGCCTCCATGAAATGTTAGGATACACATAAAAAtaggataaataaataaataagaacacTCAATTCAAATGAactttttttgatttatttcttCAGTGATATCTTCAATCCTACTTTAGTGATTTCCATCTTTTCCCTCTGGTTATGTAATAATCAACTGGTCACACCATTGTCCACAGTGAACTCGGCATTTACGGTGATTTCTACCTTTGGCGGACCTGAATGACGCCTTGGCTTGGCGGGTGAAGCCGGAAAAGAAAGACGCTTTTTTGCTGTTCCAAAGGACCCCTTTTCTTGTTTGCCATTTTCTTTTGCTAGGGGACTTTGACTTTGTGTCCTTGACCTAGCTTTCGCTGATTGAGTTGGCACCATATAACTTGGAACTGATGGAGAGCTAGCAAGGCTCTCGTCATCTCTAATTGTTGATCCGGCAATAGAGTGCCTACGGAACCGATCTGATTGTACACTGGCCATGCTTTTGGAGTCATCATCCATAACCCAGCTTCCCTTTGGACTTGCCTTCTTCAGTTTCCTAGCAACTGCTGCAGAACCTGGCTTTGAAGGAGCTGAATTGGATTGAAAGCTAGGTGAGCCGGGGTTTTGGCTCGCTGCTGGAGAATGTATTTCAGAATTGAGCTGGAAACGAGCAAATGATTTGCTGATTTCTCCACCGGTAATGCTGCGACTTGAACTTTTAACAGATGAATGATCATTTAGTTCTTTATCCACAAGGCCACGGCTCTCCCAAGGTCGGGCTGCCATCCATCGTTCTAACCAGCTCCAGCCCCATGCAGGATTGGTTGGATCCGTGAACATTGGATTCATCGATCTAGACGTGTTCTTCCCGTTTTGCTGTCACAATATTACACTTGCAGTTGTAAATCATATCATAGGCAGATACTTATATTCATTAGAAATATATTAAGACATAACATAATATGCCGTTTTATTTCAGCTAACCAAATATCTCAATGACAAGAACTGAGGAAGAAATTATACTGCAACTGAATCAagcatatttttgaattatccAAAAAATCATTGTAGTGAGAAAGAAGATTGCAAGGTTATGAGAATAGTGGTTATGAAGAGGAAATGGTTATGAAGATAGTGACAAGATAAAAGGATTCATGCATTGGTCAAGCCTAAAGACTTGTTTGTTAAGAGAGaatattttctgttttcatttcatgtttataattatatttccaaaaagtccttattttcatttattgcttttaaatatttttcatgggAANNNNNNNNNNNNNNNNNNNNNNNNNNNNNNNNNNNNNNNNNNNNNNNNNNNNNNAAAGAGTGTTTTTTCCTTGTTTTCACCCTCTTCTATATAGATCTTCAAAAATAGTAAACAAAGTAGAAAAAAGGTGACACTTTTGTTATTattagtaaaaacaaaaaaattaaaaaatattctcaaacTAAACAGATTGTAAGTTTCAGGTAAAAATAGAAGTAACTTCAAGTGATaagaaaacaacaaataaagtAGGTGATTTGACTATCTAATGCACGCTTTCACTATAAATGGCAAATACATCTCAATCGTTGATGAGAAAATCAAAAGCTGAAATTTAAACATATCTATAATTTGTTATGCCATCAGTGTGCAATATTAACCCTTGAATTTTCATCAATAGTTGACACGTTTGACACTATTCTCTAAAGTGAATAATACACTTTTATTGGAGCTCTAGTATACAACATAACATGAAAGCTTGGGTTCTCATTTTTTAGTTCATGAAATTATGTGATATTTTTCGGCAGGTCTTCCAAATTCATCTAAAATTTTTCACCTATTTTCTAACATATGCAAGTTTAGAAGAGAAATAGAAAACCTGATGAGTGAATGCATAAGCCAGTGCCCTTTCTCTTCTCATAGTAGCCTCATACTTGCTCAGTAATTTGGCTTCAATTTGTTCTCTTGATTGTAGGCTATCATCCCATTCCTCCCCAATCTATCATGAAGTTTTGGAACAAATTAAAAGCATTACAAACATGGTCAAATAGGCATTTGTGCAATGTCAAGAGATTAGCATTTCAAAAACAAAGTTAAGGAAAAGAAACTCAGACCCGCATGGTCTCAAGCTCCCTTGCATGCTTCTGTAAGAGCTGTTTCTGCAGAGCCTGATTCTCCTCTAACATTCTGACCCTCCTAGAACGAATCTGAGATTGCACACGAGCTAACGTCTGCATCGAGCGAAGGGTACTCACGGCTTGCCGTTTTACAATGGGCCCTTCCATCAACGTTTTCAATCTGACCAGCCCTCTTAAAGCCCGCAACGCTCTTCTTGCctaaatgattttaaaagaaAGTTTAGTTTGAAAGGCATTGCAAATGATAAAATTTCTTTTGCAGCAATTATTGATAGCATATGAGCATCTTAAGTTTAGTTGTATGATTTTGcccataaattttattttgcaggctttttggaaaataaaaaagaactcCTTGAATGTTGCACCGaataaatttgaaaacaatGGAGAGACTGCAACGATACCAAGTATCCCCGAAAAGCTGTCTGAATCTTGATTGCTGCCACTTCATCCTTTGGTTTACCAGCAAAACGAGCAACTGCAGCAGCTTCTGTCCTAACAACCGTTGTCTGAACAGAAGGAACAGGTTCCTCGGCATCTATGGCAGTTGTTATTTCAGCAACATGATGGTGACTGTTTTGATTTTCAATATCAGTTAATTTAATATCTTCTGCTGGTGGAAGAGGTGGCGTGGTATCAGTTTCTAAGCAAGGATCTGAGGTTTGCAATTTTTGCTTCCCAAACCATTTCTTCTTTGACTTACTTGATTtctgcaacaacaaaaaattgaaaaattattacCCTTGTGAGCTACCtcattatttcatttttcaatgaaaaattatcacctttaaaaaattgatttttttatttattcaaaaccTGATATTTTCTTACCTTTGAGTCAGGGCTGAGTGCTTTCTTCACTGTAGAAAACCAATTTCCCTTCTTCCCCATTATCTTTGCATTCCTTAATTTAATCCTTTATATCACAAAAAGGGATAAAAATTGAAGATCTGAAACCTCACaattcaaaatatcttttttaaattaaaaaatctaatgAAATTAGAATATAATGCCATAAATCATTAGAATGACATTAATTATAGCAAATTTGACACATACAAGGAAAGAATCTAAGTggaaaatccaaaatataataatttttttaatgaaaaagaagaaataaggTTCTGCAAGAGAAAAAAATACGGAACAAGTAACAAGCCGTTCAAACTCCTAATCCTTCCCTAGTTTAATAtctatgaattaattaattgataattattATATCTGAATACcctataaattgaaaataaatcacATTTGAAAAACCAAAGAAGGGGTTTCTAATTCTACTTCTcttaataaaattgattcaagcaataaatgactaaatttaTTTCCCCTTTCACATTTTCACACCAAAGTAACACAACAGAGTGTAGATTCAACCGTTTACATAAGTCAGACATAAATAACTCTGGTCAAATGTTGAAGAAATCGCGAGACTTTCATAAAAATgaggaagaaaaaacaaataccTAGAAATTCAGAAAATAGAAACGAAttaaactgaaattgaaaaacgaaaaagaaaaaaaaaaaaaaaaaaaaaaaaaaaaaagtaaaaattgaaGGTCCAATGGGAATATATACCTGAAGTGAAAGATCTCAAATGAAATGACCCAATTAGTGTGCAAACAAAAAGATTATAACTTGAAGATCAGAGTTGAACCAACCAAACAATAGCTTTCAGTTTcagtctctctctctctctctgtaaAGAGGGAAAAAATGAGATCTTGCCAAATGCccaaagagaaagaagagactttgtttgaataataagaacaaCAGCTGTTTTTGCTAATACTGCATTTGTGTGTGACCTTGTCACTTTACTTGGTCCCACTTTACTGGGCCCCACTTATTGTTTTACTTGTTCAATCAAAGATTAACGGTGTCGCTAATTGAGTGTGATCATGGTGTTAACCTGTTAATCTTATTGATGTCGTGCTtgcaacaaatttttattttttattatgatatatcTGTAATATTTATGTTGATCAATAGTTGATAGTAACATTCATTTAACGCTCTTGCCCATAAGTTTCAATTTCTTGGGGTTAAAGTGAAGCTATTTACTGCTAGCTAAGTGGATAAAGCTATGTCTgtattaggatttttttttatcaagtctATATTTAGATTTTGCTATATATAGGAAAATAATggaaataagataaaataaaatggatgcaatatattaaaataaaagtttaatgaGCTCACGTTAACATTGTAAAACAATTTCCAATTTCACAATGACattcaataaaagaaatatcattttattatgtGAGActatcaatttcaaaacatttttataaaaatagatgATTTAATCGTAATCACCATTTTgttatattcttttttgttctttaatgattaatattgttaatatttttgtgATGGTGAAGATAAAAtctttgacattttattttttttattctttatctttttcatttatttatcaaaccaactttatatattttttatctattttgtcaagttaagatattaaatttaaaatttctttacAAAAGTGTAGAGATTTGACGTAATACATACTTAATCTGTTTCGTAAttaatgtcatttaaaatttacacacatattaaaaaatgtaataatataaaaaaatagataaataattttatcacatatttttaatttttcactgttatcaatgtaaaatataatattgatttaaaaattgtatatataataatcactaaagaataattaaagttgcattgaaaattgtgagtaatatttattttgagatgaTTTTTTTGTAAGACCTAAGAAGTAAGGTGAtactactttaataaaaaaaatagataaaattttagaactcattgaatactttaaaaaaaaatatatttacttctCTTCAATTAcactaacaaaaattaaatatacaaccTATTAAATCTAATACCTATTTTTTAAGTACTAGATCATAACATTATAGTTTATTGTTTTTACATGTTAGACTGAACCTTTATAACGAAAAAGTatctaattcatttttattgatTATCTTACTTGACAATCTAACATGTTTAATTATAAGTCTAAATGTGATGTGGTCCAATTTGATATGAAGTTACTTGCATTGAATAGAATTTCAGTTTTTGTGACATATTTAATGAATATATCTTAAAAACTTATTAAATGTATTAATCTTCTCATCTCATAATTTATTATCTGTATCTCACAATAATTATCACATTAAACACTTCACGTATATTTGATAAGatggaattttaatttttttcagtCATTGATTGTTGCTTgttattaatactattaatttttttattattaaaataaatatataaactataatgaaaaataatatataattttaaaaaatcacaaatgCAATATAtgttttaagataaaatataatagtttgatTTTAATGTGAGTCTATATTAAACACTATTTGGATATTTATCATtagtttttgtatttatttttataaaattgatagttttttattttgtatttaaaaatgtCTCAcattttatgaagaaaaaaaaatcatattaaagaTTATTTTAGAACTCTAAATTTATTGGATCGACTTTGTTATGATTGGCCTAAAGGTTTAGCTACTAAAACAAAGACTTCAAACTTAAAACACTTGTATAACTAAATAAGTTATTATATTATTGATAAGActacaaattaatttacttataGTAATATGTTGGCTCTTTTATTAaagtattaatattttgaataattttctttagTTTGAATCTAGGCTCTATcactattactattttttttatacagtttataggatatatatatatattaaaataattaaaatttaattagttaaatattttaaaaattataaatgatgtCTATATTTGTGATATATATAATcagtaagttttttttatttattttgtaatactcgtaatttttttttaatttcacatttaaaaagtctaattttttattaccaAATAAAGTCTCACTTAAAAAAGTGTTCTTTAAATTTCGTTTAAACTTCCAAAGTTAGTGAGTCGACCCTGTTACAATGGATATacatcaataaaattttatggcTTTTCCAAGCTAAGCATGTGAATCGCATTAAAGGTCAACATCTAGTCACATGAAGCCACAAGAAAGGTGTGCTGATTTTAAATTCATTTCATTTAATTTCTATCTGTAATAAGTATATATTAACGCAAGAACATTCCATTATTATTTGCAAGAGAGAGGTAACCGTGAATCATAATCCTCAACTATAGTACATCAAAGAGTACTTCGGACATATTTGAGttgcaaatatattatttacatgTTTCAATATTTGTTCTTCAAGGAATTGTCAAGTGGTTTGATTAGtgatttcaaataaattatatgtaagAGGTTCTAAGTTCAATATTTGACACAAATGGTATTTGATGATTAGCGTATATactaattaattacttttattcaCATAAAATACAtgatttaatatctaatttatttaGTGTATGTTCGATATTACGTTATAATTATCAAAACTATAGTGAATTGTCGTGATTTTCAAAACTTATAAGTcgtagtttttataaaattattgtgacTCACCGTTATTATGATATTTCTACCATTATATCAAAACTTAATTAGTTACGCACTTTCACTAATGCAATTTTTATTCtggattcaaaaataataaataagtactTATCTAAATTACTTTTCAATcttgatatttttcttaatcatgaataattttgttatacaactctcctaaaattttataaaaaataaagatttttatgatgatgctttttattttattttataaattttgatgactttttatttaataattttaatgaatgagCTATTATTTAATGACGATATCTTTAAATATTGTACTTAAATCAAATGAATTGTAATAACCAGAGATAGatgaattcaaatttaaatatactcACTCCTATAAAGATATGAAAAGAACAAATACACTTATGGTCAATTCGATCGGATAAAATACAATATGTACTTTTAAATTAGTCAATCGAATTAAAATTTGGAGTTGAAAGAAAAACTCACCAAAATCTATGAGAAtttcttcttccattttcaaCGTTTTTTAGATTGgtgaatttaaatatatattttagagatttttaaaagatataggTGAGAGAAGAAAATTCCAAATCTATTCCATTATATTGGTTAACTTCTGTTCTGGACCAAAAGAGGGAAGCCCAAGCTTCATGCACTAGTTCGGTGAATAAATCTCAAGcccaagaaaagaaaaataaacaacaaattttgtataaactcgagaacctttttgttcaaaaaaataataaaaaatagtatgcTTTAAATGTTTTGCTTCATAACAGAAGACCCTTTTACATAAGCTAACAAAAATTTTGGAAAaagtaaaaatgaataaaactaTATACGGAAGACAATtgcaaaagtaaaaaaaaaaaaaatgaataaatttcatataatttGTAGTGTGAAAGCAATATTTCCTGTACTGGCCAATTTCTGAATTGCTTCAACATTCGTTATTTTTCTCTATCATTCCACTTTATGTAATAGTTAGAAATTAGTGCTTGGAAATGGTGCGGACATGAAAGTGGAAACGCCATAGCAAGATTTTGGAGCAGTCCTCTGCTGGAATTCCCTTCAACTTAGTCTCATCTTCTAGAACTACTTGCTTCACAAACTTTATTGAATTCTAGGATAACCACAAAAGAGTAATTTCataattagaagaagaaaacaacAACTTAAGTAACAAAGCTTTTTggtataatttattcatttatttatagttaaaagtagtacatctttttacttttcatttctTCAGTACTAAGTTTTCTAATTGAGAAACTCTCTTCtccattcaaaaataaataagtgtcatagatttttttcacaaatttttaaaaactattatataaatgaaaattgtgattttataactgTTCCTATTAATTATTGGTTATCAACGATTAtcataaatacataataaaatataaggaTTTGAAGAAACGCGTACAATATTAATTCaaggataaaattaaaaaaaagtaattacacttgttttagaaaaaacaaagtttatatgctaaaataatataatattctcTGTcttaaactataaataaaaattaattaaaaaaatatatactaaatatattaattttctttaatttatttatatttatattttgcacAGAGAAAATAATTAGTTTGAAATTGAGAGAGTAACATGAAAGTAGGTTCTATCTTGGAGTAATCTTAGAGTAAAAGGACATCACATACATTATTACACATGAAAGACATTATGCCGGAGTAAAAAACACTACATAATTAGTATTCTGATTAGTTCAACTAATCAATCAAGTTGTCATTATTTACcgaataatttttttccttGCGTTCGATTTTTTCCTTTCAAAAGTAGTTGGTAGAGATTGGGCAAGCGTTGGATAAACCaagtaaaaattcaaaaagtgaAGGAATCATCATGTGGCATGTATAAACTAATCTACTTTGGTGCATATCAATACCCTATTTTAGAATGAGttttaacaaaattatcaactagttatactttttttagttttaaagataaaattcgTGTATTGCAGAGACCAAAGAGAGACTCGATCTAATTTTATGAGTGCATTTGAAGTAACttttattacaatttatttgatttttttttaatggaatgcatacatgtgtatattttattgaatttataaaaaaaatcgttTATGAtggtttataaattatttttaacttattttaatatGGCATGTTTggatagttttattaaaaatttcttattctattttatgtttcttttttactCATTCTATACATAGACACACAAGCAACacaaagaatattttttaataaaccttatccacaaataaaattatttattgtctCTACCTCTCTTAATATGAAGgagaaaatgagaaaataaaatattaagttaagtattatatatttatttaaaatcttaagaTATTGTAAAACTTTTACTTACACTTGGTACACAACATAAAAGAAGAGGATCCAAATTCGTTTATTAGTgcttattttcttataatttatgaaagatgaaaacaacttataatttatttataagttgttttcgaTCTATTTTCATAAACTTCCCATAATAGTTTACGAAGGCAAAttgtaatatataatttgatttgattttatgtgTGATTATCGAAATAgctaataaaaacaatttaatttatttttaattataaaaataacttatacataTTTGCTTATATGTAAGAGTTTGTTCAACAAAACACTTAGTAACTTGTTAACTATAAACCTCTTATATAGATAGCAATTGAAGCTTGGTTTTGAGCAAAAAATTATGATGTGTAAATTACTATTTACCTGATTGCTATCTTTAACAGAAGAAGTGCGACCCCATCTCTCAGGATCCCAAAGAATGGAGCTATTGAATGCAAAACTTGAAATATGAATAGGAGAAGTGATTGTCTCATTGTTCATATTTCTTAAATGCCATCCAATTACTTGAGATGAGTCACATACAGGCCCTTCAATTATCACTCTCTTTCTATTTGCAAGTAATAATGCCGTTGGCCATGTCCCAAACACCCTGTTCATTTGTCAAATGAATAGTACATAATTAAGATGGAAACATACTATTATTTTTCGTGTTGAATGATTATTATCATGATAGTGATTTgccaatttaattttttgtaagtataaatatataaaattatatgttgaaatcaacaaaattctaaaataatctataaaattgaaaaaacaaaatcatctaTTACATTAGTCattttaaataactaaatcTGTCATGTGGTCgatgattttcaattttaaataatgttttaaaatttcgataatattaagaaattaaaacaaattaataatggaaataaataaagtaaacatataattaaaattaatttagcaAAATAGAAGGGGGGTGAAAAACCATACTCAATATCTCTAAGTTGTTGGAAGAATTGAAGATCATAAACATTGTTAAGTCCAGCAAAGTGAACAATCCCACTCAACCTATGATGTTCAATGTGACCAAGTGCTAAATTTCTCTGATGATTCAATTCAGCTTCTAAGTCAGTAAAATTTTCACTGAAAACAACATGTCTATACATGATACCAGTTTTCCTTAATATCTCCGACAATTCATTGGATTCTGTTTTTGCTTCAACAACAATCCAAAGCAATGGTTGAGGAACAAGTTTTATGGTATTTGCCAACCTTCTCAAAAAAACATCTTGATAAGGTAGTTTTGTGCTTGTTGGAGTTACTATGATTACAAGTCTTTTTGGCTTCAATTGTGGTAGTGATTTTACTTCCaaatttgttgttttttggCTATGAATTCTATGCCTTTTAGGTGCCTGAGCTATCCAACTTTTGTTGacatttgttaaaatttgagaAGG from Cicer arietinum cultivar CDC Frontier isolate Library 1 chromosome 3, Cicar.CDCFrontier_v2.0, whole genome shotgun sequence encodes:
- the LOC101488275 gene encoding beta-1,4-xylosyltransferase IRX9; its protein translation is MGSLERSKKKTLLWKKAMLHFSLCFVMGFFTGLAPTGKSLIFSTKVEVATLNGTNFSAPQPSQILTNVNKSWIAQAPKRHRIHSQKTTNLEVKSLPQLKPKRLVIIVTPTSTKLPYQDVFLRRLANTIKLVPQPLLWIVVEAKTESNELSEILRKTGIMYRHVVFSENFTDLEAELNHQRNLALGHIEHHRLSGIVHFAGLNNVYDLQFFQQLRDIEVFGTWPTALLLANRKRVIIEGPVCDSSQVIGWHLRNMNNETITSPIHISSFAFNSSILWDPERWGRTSSVKDSNQNSIKFVKQVVLEDETKLKGIPAEDCSKILLWRFHFHVRTISKH
- the LOC101515524 gene encoding protein IQ-DOMAIN 2, whose translation is MGKKGNWFSTVKKALSPDSKKSSKSKKKWFGKQKLQTSDPCLETDTTPPLPPAEDIKLTDIENQNSHHHVAEITTAIDAEEPVPSVQTTVVRTEAAAVARFAGKPKDEVAAIKIQTAFRGYLARRALRALRGLVRLKTLMEGPIVKRQAVSTLRSMQTLARVQSQIRSRRVRMLEENQALQKQLLQKHARELETMRIGEEWDDSLQSREQIEAKLLSKYEATMRRERALAYAFTHQQNGKNTSRSMNPMFTDPTNPAWGWSWLERWMAARPWESRGLVDKELNDHSSVKSSSRSITGGEISKSFARFQLNSEIHSPAASQNPGSPSFQSNSAPSKPGSAAVARKLKKASPKGSWVMDDDSKSMASVQSDRFRRHSIAGSTIRDDESLASSPSVPSYMVPTQSAKARSRTQSQSPLAKENGKQEKGSFGTAKKRLSFPASPAKPRRHSGPPKVEITVNAEFTVDNGVTS